A section of the Telopea speciosissima isolate NSW1024214 ecotype Mountain lineage chromosome 3, Tspe_v1, whole genome shotgun sequence genome encodes:
- the LOC122655543 gene encoding cyclopropane-fatty-acyl-phospholipid synthase-like isoform X3, which translates to MPQNPAAWSAWNFLGTIHNKVCLTYWLNVLQNIGETDLPFLVTLNPPHTPEHTMLKWTTSHPVPSVAASKALFELDGIQGKRGIWFCGAYQGYGFHEDGLKAGLVVANNMLGKKFTLLKNPKHMVPSLAETGARHFVTRFLVRFISAGRLTLLEEGGTVLSFEGTSKICPLKAVLKVHDPQFYWKVATQADLGLADAYINGDFSFIDKEDGLLNLFTIFIANRDSNNSITKHNNKSHYFLKISGPRGWWTPLLFTAAIASAKYFYRHVSRQNTLTQARRNISRHYDLSNDLFALFLDETMTYSSAIFKEENEDLKTAQMRKISLLIEKARIDGKHEILEIGCGWGSLAIEVVKRTGCKYTGITLSKEQLKFAERKVKEAGLQDRIKFLLCDYRQLPGSCKYNRIISCEMIEGVGHEFMEDFFGCCDSVLAEDGLLVLQFISIPDERYDEYRQSSDFIKEYIFPGGCLPSLSRVTSAMASSSRLCVEHLENIGIHYYQTLKCWRKNFMEKQSKIRSLGFDEKFIRTWEYYFDYCAAGFKSRTLGNYQMVFSRPGNHTAFSDPYRSVPSAY; encoded by the exons ATGCCGCAAAACCCAGCAGCATGGAGTGCATGGAATTTTCTAGGAACCATACACAACAAAGTATGTTTGACATATTGGCTCAATGTGCTCCAG AACATTGGCGAAACCGATTTACCGTTCCTTGTGACTCTCAATCCACCCCATACACCAGAACATACCATGCTCAAATGGACAACAAGCCATCCTGTCCCATCAGTTGCTGCATCAAAAGCTTTGTTCGAGCTTGATGGAAtccaagggaagagaggaataTGGTTCTGTGGCGCATACCAGG GCTATGGATTCCATGAGGATGGACTGAAG GCTGGCTTGGTTGTTGCAAATAATATGCTTGGAAAAAAATTTACTCTTCTGAAAAACCCAAAACATATGGTACCTTCTCTGGCAGAAACAGGAGCTCGCCATTTTGTAACTAGGTTCCTTGTGCGTTTTATATCTGCGGGACGTTTAAC TTTATTAGAAGAAGGAGGCACTGTTCTTTCTTTTGAAGGAACTAGCAAAATCTGTCCTCTTAAAGCTGTCCTAAAAGTTCATGATCCCCAGTTTTACTGGAAG GTTGCTACACAAGCTGATTTAGGCCTTGCAGATGCATATATAAATGGCGATTTCTCTTTTATTGATAAGGAAGATGGTCTTTTAAATTTGTTCACG ATTTTCATTGCTAACAGGGATTCGAATAATTCTATCACAAAGCACAATAATAAAAG TCATTACTTCTTAAAAATTTCTGGCCCCAGGGGTTGGTGGACACCATTACTTTTCACTGCTGCAATTGCATCTGCAAAGTATTTCTACCGTCATGTTTCAAGGCAAAACACTCTCACACAAGCTCGGAGGAACATCTCCCGTCATTATGATTTG AGTAATGACCTCTTTGCTCTGTTCTTGGATGAAACAATGACGTATTCTTCTGCAATATTTAAG GAGGAGAATGAAGACTTGAAGACTGCACAGATGAGGAAAATCTCTCTTCTGATTGAAAAA GCCAGAATTGATGGAAAGCATGAAATTCTTGAAATTGGATGTGGCTGGGGAAGCTTAGCTATTGAAGTCGTCAAACGAACAGGATGCAAGTATACTGGCATTACCCTTTCCAAAGAGCAACTGAAATTTGCCGAAAGAAAAGTAAAGGAAGCAGGGCTTCAG GACCGCATAAAATTCCTTCTATGTGACTACCGACAATTGCCTGGCTCTTGCAAATATAACAGAATTATATCATG TGAGATGATAGAAGGGGTTGGCCATGAATTCATGGAGGACTTCTTTGGCTGTTGTGATTCGGTGTTGGCCGAAGATGGTCTTCTTGTTCTACAG TTTATATCAATACCTGATGAACGGTATGATGAGTACAGACAAAGCTCTGATTTTATAAAAGAATACATTTTCCCTGGTGGATGCCTTCCATCTTTGAGTAGAGTAACATCGGCAATGGCGTCATCATCTAGACTATG TGTGGAGCACCTGGAAAATATCGGAATACATTACTATCAAACACTGAAATGTTGGAGGAAGAATTTCATGGAAAAGCAGAG TAAAATTCGTTCTTTGGGATTTGATGAGAAATTCATCCGAACATGGGAATATTATTTTGACTATTGTGCTGCTGGTTTTAAATCGCGTACACTGGGCAATTATCAG ATGGTATTTTCACGTCCAGGGAACCATACGGCATTCAGCGATCCATACAGAAGTGTACCCTCAGCATACTGA
- the LOC122655543 gene encoding tuberculostearic acid methyltransferase UfaA1-like isoform X4, translating to MECMEFSRNHTQQSMFDILAQCAPGYGFHEDGLKAGLVVANNMLGKKFTLLKNPKHMVPSLAETGARHFVTRFLVRFISAGRLTLLEEGGTVLSFEGTSKICPLKAVLKVHDPQFYWKVATQADLGLADAYINGDFSFIDKEDGLLNLFTIFIANRDSNNSITKHNNKSHYFLKISGPRGWWTPLLFTAAIASAKYFYRHVSRQNTLTQARRNISRHYDLSNDLFALFLDETMTYSSAIFKEENEDLKTAQMRKISLLIEKARIDGKHEILEIGCGWGSLAIEVVKRTGCKYTGITLSKEQLKFAERKVKEAGLQDRIKFLLCDYRQLPGSCKYNRIISCEMIEGVGHEFMEDFFGCCDSVLAEDGLLVLQFISIPDERYDEYRQSSDFIKEYIFPGGCLPSLSRVTSAMASSSRLCVEHLENIGIHYYQTLKCWRKNFMEKQSKIRSLGFDEKFIRTWEYYFDYCAAGFKSRTLGNYQMVFSRPGNHTAFSDPYRSVPSAY from the exons ATGGAGTGCATGGAATTTTCTAGGAACCATACACAACAAAGTATGTTTGACATATTGGCTCAATGTGCTCCAG GCTATGGATTCCATGAGGATGGACTGAAG GCTGGCTTGGTTGTTGCAAATAATATGCTTGGAAAAAAATTTACTCTTCTGAAAAACCCAAAACATATGGTACCTTCTCTGGCAGAAACAGGAGCTCGCCATTTTGTAACTAGGTTCCTTGTGCGTTTTATATCTGCGGGACGTTTAAC TTTATTAGAAGAAGGAGGCACTGTTCTTTCTTTTGAAGGAACTAGCAAAATCTGTCCTCTTAAAGCTGTCCTAAAAGTTCATGATCCCCAGTTTTACTGGAAG GTTGCTACACAAGCTGATTTAGGCCTTGCAGATGCATATATAAATGGCGATTTCTCTTTTATTGATAAGGAAGATGGTCTTTTAAATTTGTTCACG ATTTTCATTGCTAACAGGGATTCGAATAATTCTATCACAAAGCACAATAATAAAAG TCATTACTTCTTAAAAATTTCTGGCCCCAGGGGTTGGTGGACACCATTACTTTTCACTGCTGCAATTGCATCTGCAAAGTATTTCTACCGTCATGTTTCAAGGCAAAACACTCTCACACAAGCTCGGAGGAACATCTCCCGTCATTATGATTTG AGTAATGACCTCTTTGCTCTGTTCTTGGATGAAACAATGACGTATTCTTCTGCAATATTTAAG GAGGAGAATGAAGACTTGAAGACTGCACAGATGAGGAAAATCTCTCTTCTGATTGAAAAA GCCAGAATTGATGGAAAGCATGAAATTCTTGAAATTGGATGTGGCTGGGGAAGCTTAGCTATTGAAGTCGTCAAACGAACAGGATGCAAGTATACTGGCATTACCCTTTCCAAAGAGCAACTGAAATTTGCCGAAAGAAAAGTAAAGGAAGCAGGGCTTCAG GACCGCATAAAATTCCTTCTATGTGACTACCGACAATTGCCTGGCTCTTGCAAATATAACAGAATTATATCATG TGAGATGATAGAAGGGGTTGGCCATGAATTCATGGAGGACTTCTTTGGCTGTTGTGATTCGGTGTTGGCCGAAGATGGTCTTCTTGTTCTACAG TTTATATCAATACCTGATGAACGGTATGATGAGTACAGACAAAGCTCTGATTTTATAAAAGAATACATTTTCCCTGGTGGATGCCTTCCATCTTTGAGTAGAGTAACATCGGCAATGGCGTCATCATCTAGACTATG TGTGGAGCACCTGGAAAATATCGGAATACATTACTATCAAACACTGAAATGTTGGAGGAAGAATTTCATGGAAAAGCAGAG TAAAATTCGTTCTTTGGGATTTGATGAGAAATTCATCCGAACATGGGAATATTATTTTGACTATTGTGCTGCTGGTTTTAAATCGCGTACACTGGGCAATTATCAG ATGGTATTTTCACGTCCAGGGAACCATACGGCATTCAGCGATCCATACAGAAGTGTACCCTCAGCATACTGA
- the LOC122655544 gene encoding heterogeneous nuclear ribonucleoprotein 1-like — translation MDSDQGKLFIGGISWDTSEDKLKDYFGNYGEVSQTVIMRDKITGRPRGFGFVVFSDPSILDRVLQEKHTIDGRTVEAKRALSREEQHTSSRSGNPNAGRNLGSGGGGGNVRTKKIFVGGLPPTLSEDGFRQYFETYGHVTDVVVMYDQTTQRPRGFGFISFDSEEAVDRVLHKTFHELNGKLVEVKRALPKDANPGGGGRAMGGGNYQGYGSSGGNTSTYDGRADATRYMQPQTAGGGYPAYGSSGYGAPGYGYGAANNGVGYGGYGVGGYGGASAGYGGPAGAYGNPNAPSAGYLSGPPGGPRSPWSNQTPSGYGSTGYGANAGYGAAAPWNVTGSGGAAGSGGSVSASTGQSPSGAASYGNQGYGYGGYGGGDGSYANPGGYGAVGGRAGSTPSSNAPAGAGGGEQGTGAGYMGSGYGDANGSSGYPNAVWRSDASQAGGYGTAQANQANGSSGGQVGYGGGYGGAQARQAQQQ, via the exons ATGGATTCAGATCAAGGGAAGCTCTTCATTGGTGGGATTTCTTGGGATACTTCAGAAGATAAACTGAAGGACTATTTTGGTAACTATGGGGAGGTATCGCAGACTGTGATAATGCGTGATAAGATTACTGGGAGGCCGAGAgggtttggttttgttgtgttttcAGATCCCTCAATCCTCGATAGGGTTCTTCAGGAAAAGCACACCATTGATGGGAGAACG GTTGAAGCTAAAAGAGCTTTGTCAAGAGAGGAACAACACACTTCCTCTAGGTCTGGAAACCCTAATGCAGGCAGAAATCttggaagtggtggtggtgggggcaATGTTAGGACCAAGAAAATATTTGTTGGAGGGTTGCCTCCTActctatcagaagatggattccGCCAGTATTTTGAGACATATGGCCATGTAACTGATGTAGTAGTTATGTATGATCAGACTACCCAACGTCCTCGTGGATTTGGTTTCATCTCCTTCGATTCGGAGGAAGCCGTTGATAGAGTCTTGCACAAGACTTTCCATGAATTGAATGGTAAACTAGTTGAAGTCAAGCGTGCTCTTCCAAAAGATGCAAACCCTGGAGGTGGTGGCCGTGCAATGGGTGGTGGGAATTATCAGGGATATGGTTCTTCTGGTGGTAACACAAGTACTTATGATGGTCGGGCGGATGCCACTAGATACATGCAACCTCAAACAGCCGGAGGTGGTTACCCGGCATATGGTTCTTCAGGCTATGGTGCACCTGGCTATGGATATGGTGCAGCAAACAATGGTGTTGGTTATGGTGGTTATGGTGTTGGTGGCTATGGTGGTGCTAGTGCTGGGTATGGTGGCCCTGCTGGGGCTTATGGAAATCCTAATGCTCCGAGTGCTGGTTATCTGAGTGGCCCACCTGGTGGCCCAAGAAGCCCATGGAGTAATCAAACACCTTCTGGATATGGTTCCACGGGCTATGGTGCTAATGCAGGTTATGGAGCTGCTGCTCCATGGAATGTTACTGGTTCTGGTGGTGCTGCTGGTAGTGGGGGTTCTGTTTCTGCATCTACAGGTCAGTCTCCAAGTGGAGCTGCCAGCTACGGTAATCAAGGTTATGGTTATGGTGGTTATGGTGGAGGAGATGGATCTTATGCTAACCCAGGTGGATATGGTGCTGTTGGAGGACGTGCTGGTAGTACCCCAAGCAGCAATGCTCCAGCTGGTGCTGGTGGGGGTGAACAAGGGACTGGTGCTGGCTATATGGGAAGTGGTTATGGTGATGCTAATGGGAGTTCAGGGTATCCAAATGCTGTTTGGAGGTCTGATGCCTCACAAGCAGGAGGCTATGGAACTGCCCAAGCCAACCAAGCAAACGGATCTTCAGGTGGGCAGGTTGGTTATGGTGGTGGCTATGGTGGTGCTCAGGCCAGACAGGCACAACAGCAGTAA